The proteins below come from a single Leptospiraceae bacterium genomic window:
- a CDS encoding GMC family oxidoreductase, which produces MIMYEAVVIGSGFGGGINACRLSKKWPGGKVLVFERGKRYPMYSFARTPHEMSRNFWNIPSETKGGNPQDEEVHGLFDIRNFNKMDAVISAGLGGGSLIYANVFLEPPDWVFNERWPESCKKEKLQPYYKVAKEVLGARPIPTNDDPRRKIKRTERFQQVAKDMGHNSQLLDLNVFFGNDFKKPTQIGVQEKNRYGAIQTSCTYCGECDVGCNTHSKNTIDLNYLYVAENVHKAEIRTEHLVKKIVPLNSAGAEDSSSDGKNGYRIYFLDLTKPVNSDRAGFVDCKRIVLSAGSLGSTELLLKCRDEFKTLPNISSKLGESFSGNGDFLSFVIKGKEESNPNYGPVITQATDFNLFKDPDKKRAFVLEDASYPAFAAWAANSIPTPSIWKSIKTVIKEIWYKIRKEGSAYGRSGYIFNNLLENDMSQNSSVLLFMGVDNSNGKMHLQEGELEINWTQEESMPLYEKILEVSKRFYEITKAKIWFPLFNWNAITKDNVTVHALGGCVLADTPEKGVTSADRKTFGQVFGYANLYVADGSIVPTAVGANPIATISALSEMVAEGITGIKPDAVLK; this is translated from the coding sequence ATGATTATGTATGAAGCAGTAGTTATTGGAAGTGGTTTTGGAGGCGGTATCAATGCCTGCAGATTGAGTAAAAAATGGCCGGGCGGCAAAGTGTTAGTATTCGAACGAGGAAAACGATATCCGATGTATTCGTTTGCGCGAACACCGCATGAAATGTCTAGAAATTTCTGGAATATACCTTCAGAGACTAAGGGTGGGAATCCGCAAGATGAAGAAGTCCATGGATTGTTTGACATTCGCAATTTTAATAAAATGGATGCAGTTATATCAGCTGGTTTAGGCGGGGGATCACTCATTTATGCAAACGTATTTCTAGAGCCGCCGGATTGGGTATTCAATGAACGCTGGCCTGAATCCTGTAAAAAAGAAAAACTCCAACCTTATTACAAAGTCGCAAAAGAAGTATTAGGCGCTAGACCTATTCCGACTAACGATGACCCGCGTAGAAAAATTAAACGCACGGAACGATTTCAACAAGTCGCAAAGGATATGGGACACAATTCTCAACTACTCGATCTAAATGTGTTTTTTGGAAATGATTTTAAAAAACCGACCCAGATCGGTGTTCAAGAAAAAAATCGATACGGAGCCATTCAAACATCCTGCACATACTGCGGTGAATGCGATGTAGGCTGTAATACACATTCCAAAAACACAATCGATTTAAACTATTTATATGTTGCGGAAAATGTCCATAAGGCTGAGATTAGAACGGAACACTTAGTAAAAAAAATAGTACCGTTAAATTCTGCGGGAGCCGAAGATTCGAGCTCGGATGGAAAAAATGGATATAGAATTTACTTTCTAGATTTAACCAAACCAGTTAACTCTGATAGAGCTGGATTTGTTGACTGCAAACGAATTGTATTATCCGCAGGCTCACTCGGATCAACAGAGTTATTACTCAAATGCCGTGACGAATTTAAAACTCTTCCGAATATTTCTTCTAAACTCGGGGAATCTTTTTCGGGTAACGGTGATTTTCTTTCCTTTGTTATAAAAGGAAAAGAAGAATCAAATCCAAATTACGGTCCCGTCATCACACAAGCTACTGACTTCAATTTATTTAAAGATCCAGATAAAAAAAGAGCATTCGTTTTAGAAGATGCAAGTTACCCCGCATTTGCCGCTTGGGCAGCTAATTCTATTCCTACTCCATCCATCTGGAAATCGATAAAAACAGTCATTAAAGAGATTTGGTATAAAATTAGAAAGGAAGGAAGTGCCTACGGTCGCTCTGGCTATATTTTTAATAATCTCCTTGAAAACGATATGTCTCAAAATTCAAGTGTGCTTCTTTTTATGGGTGTTGATAATTCAAACGGCAAAATGCATTTACAAGAAGGCGAATTGGAAATCAATTGGACACAAGAAGAAAGTATGCCACTCTATGAAAAAATTTTAGAAGTATCAAAACGATTCTATGAAATCACAAAGGCAAAAATTTGGTTTCCGCTGTTCAACTGGAATGCAATCACTAAGGACAATGTGACGGTTCATGCGCTCGGCGGATGCGTGTTAGCCGACACTCCCGAAAAAGGTGTCACCAGTGCCGATCGCAAAACCTTCGGTCAAGTATTTGGCTATGCTAATCTTTACGTTGCAGACGGATCCATTGTGCCAACGGCCGTTGGTGCAAATCCAATTGCGACGATCAGTGCGTTATCCGAAATGGTTGCCGAAGGGATAACAGGGATTAAACCAGATGCAGTATTAAAGTAG